DNA sequence from the Geobacter sp. AOG2 genome:
TTTGCGCCTACGGTTTCCCATCATAATCAAAAGCCCCCTGACTTTGCGAAGTTTGGGGGCTTTTGATTATCCGGCTTGCAGACGTTGAGATATCTCCCGGAACGCCTCCCTGCGTCCGAGAAGTTCCCCGTTTTCCGGCAGCGTGGTATAACGCTGGAAATCGTTCCTTCCCTCCTCCTTGACCCGGTACAGGGCGATGTCGGCATTTTTCAGCAGGGTTTCCGCATCCCCGCCGTCATCGGGAAAGTCTGCGATCCCGATACTGGCGGTTATGGAGAGGGGGTGCCCGTTACAGACGAATGGTTTGCTGAAAGCCGCCACAATCTTGGCAGCGGTCACGGCGGCGCTTTCCGTCGAGGCTATGGAGGGCAGGAGCAGCACGAATTCGTCCCCGCCCATGCGCGAGACCGTATCGCTCTTGCGCAGGAGTCCCGTCAGCCGCTCGCCGACGGCCTTGAGCAGCAGATCGCCCATGCTGTGCCCAAGGCTGTCGTTAATATCCTTGAAGCGGTCCAGGTCAAGGATCATCAGCGCACCCCGTGTGCCGGTGCGGTTCGCCGAGGCCAGGGCCTGGTCAAGGCGGTCGTTGAGCAACACCCGGTTGGGCAGGCCGGTCAGGGCGTCATGGTACGCCAGGTGATGGATGGTGTCCTCGTGTTGCCTGCGCTCGGTGATATCGTTGAGCATCAATACGAAGCCCGCCAGCTTACCCTGCTTATCCAGGATGCCGGACAGGCTGCCGTCGTAAAAGAAGGTTGCCCCATTCTGGTGAATTTTTGCGGGAAAGCTGCATCTCCCCTCTTTCAGTACGGCCTCTCGGGCCCTGGGCAAGCTGATGGGGGCGATATCGTCAAGGGCGAGCACCTCCGCAGCAGGACGGCCGATGGCCGAGGCCGCGCTGCATCCGAATATTTTTTCCGCTACCGGGTTAAAGTATTTGATCTTCAACGTGCTGTCGGAGGCGACGATCGCCATGCTGGTGGAAGACCTGAGGATATTGTCCAGGAAGATGGTCTTGTCCAGAAGTTCCCTGGCGGCCTGCTGGAAGATATTCTCCTTCTTCCGGATGATTTCCTTCAATGACTCGATGTAATGCCCTTCCAGTCCCTTGATGATGTCGGATTGGGTGATGATTCCCTCGATTTTTCCCTCGTTGTTGACCACCACCACCCGGCGAATTTTCTCCCGCTTCATGATCAGGGCCGCCTCGTAGACCGTTGTCCCGGTGGCCACGGTCAAAACCGGGCTGCTCATGGCCGCGCTGACCGGGACGGCTTCCAGGTCGACGTCTTCGGCCACCAGCCTGACCGCATCGCGTTCGGTCATGATGCCGAGCGGGATGCGGTGGTCCGCCACGACGACACAACTGATTCCCGGACCGGCCATGATGCCGAGTGCTTCGCTGATCGGGGCCTCGCTGGCGACGGTCATGACGCCGGTCGTCATGACCTGCTCGATCTTGCGCAACTCGACGAAGTACTCGTGTCCCAAGTGATTGATCAGATCGGACTGGGTCATGAGCCCCAATATCCTGCCGCCATAGTCCACCACCACATGGTGGCGAATCCTGTTGGTGAGCATGAGGCTGTACGCTTCGTAGATATTCAGGCTACCGGAAATGGTAACAACCGGGCTGGTCATCAGTTCACGGATCGGCCGTTTTCCGAGGGGGACCTGTTGACTGGTCAACTTGACCAGGTCGCGCTCGGTAAAGATCCCCAGCGGTTTTTTCTTTTCCGCCACGATGAGGCAACTGATCCTGGCTCGAGCCATGCAGGCGATCGCCTCCTCCGCCGGCGTTTCCGGCGTGACGCTGATCACCTGCCGGGAGATGATCTGCCTGATCCTTGTTTTTGTCGTGCTTGCGGTCGTGCTCATCGGTAGTATCCCTTGCAACCTGAAAAACGGGCCGGATAGGTGAAGATGTCACCAAAATGGATCAATTATATCTTCCAATACCACATTCTTGAGCTTATTTACAGCTCCAATGCAGGGGTGAAGTGAAAATAGCTCCTCTGTTAACAGGCAGTTATCGAGAGCCAGAGGGGCCCTGAAACGCAACAAGGCGCGGAGCCGAAGCCCGCGCCTTGTTTATTGACGGATATATCGCGAAAAAAGATTACCCCAGGATCGCCTTCATGTCGGCCTCGACCGTGGTGATGGGGCCGATGTTGAAGTTCTCCACCAGGAAGTTGAGTACGTTGGGGGAGATGAAGGCCGGTAACGACGGGCCGATCTTGATGTTCTTGATCCCCAGGTGCAGGAGGGTCAACAGGATGACCACGGCCTTCTGCTCGTACCAGGAGAGGATCATGGAGAGCGGCAGGTCGTTCACCCCGCACTCGAAAGCGCCGGCCAGGGCCACGGCGATCTGGATGGCCGAGTAGGCGTCGTTGCACTGGCCCACATCCAAAAGGCGCGGGATGCCGCCGATGTCCCCGAACTCCAGCTTGTTGAAGCGGAACTTGCCGCAGGCCAGGGTCAGGATGACCGTATCCTGGGGAAGCTTCTCGGCGAACTCGGTGTAGTAGTTGCGCCCCGATTTGGCGCCGTCGCAGCCGCCGATCAGGAAGAAGTGCTTGATGGCCCCGGACTTGACCGCCGCCACTACCTTGTCGGCCACGCCCAGCACGGCGTTGTGGCCGAAGCCGGTCAGGATCTCCTGGCCCGGGTTGTCGGGGAAGCCGGGCAGTTCCTGGGCCTTGGCGATGACCTCGGAGAAGTCCCAACCGCTCACATGCTTCACGTCGGGCCACGCCACCAGACCCCAGGTGAAGAGACGGTCCTTGTAGGTGTCGGACGGACGCTGGATGCAGTTGGTGTTGAAGATGATGGAGCCGGGGAAGTTGACGAATTCCTTGGCCTGA
Encoded proteins:
- a CDS encoding diguanylate cyclase domain-containing protein — encoded protein: MSTTASTTKTRIRQIISRQVISVTPETPAEEAIACMARARISCLIVAEKKKPLGIFTERDLVKLTSQQVPLGKRPIRELMTSPVVTISGSLNIYEAYSLMLTNRIRHHVVVDYGGRILGLMTQSDLINHLGHEYFVELRKIEQVMTTGVMTVASEAPISEALGIMAGPGISCVVVADHRIPLGIMTERDAVRLVAEDVDLEAVPVSAAMSSPVLTVATGTTVYEAALIMKREKIRRVVVVNNEGKIEGIITQSDIIKGLEGHYIESLKEIIRKKENIFQQAARELLDKTIFLDNILRSSTSMAIVASDSTLKIKYFNPVAEKIFGCSAASAIGRPAAEVLALDDIAPISLPRAREAVLKEGRCSFPAKIHQNGATFFYDGSLSGILDKQGKLAGFVLMLNDITERRQHEDTIHHLAYHDALTGLPNRVLLNDRLDQALASANRTGTRGALMILDLDRFKDINDSLGHSMGDLLLKAVGERLTGLLRKSDTVSRMGGDEFVLLLPSIASTESAAVTAAKIVAAFSKPFVCNGHPLSITASIGIADFPDDGGDAETLLKNADIALYRVKEEGRNDFQRYTTLPENGELLGRREAFREISQRLQAG